GCGGACCAGCACTACGAGCAGGTTTCTTAAAAAACCGAGGCAGGAAAGGAAAAATGCGTTTTTGAATATCTTGACGTATCCGAAATCGAACGACACGAGCTGCATATACGTATACATACGCATCATCGTATAGGTAGCCGCGAACGCGAATACAACTCCGAAGCCGAGGAGATAAAAGAAACTCGGCTGCGCAAAAACGCCTTCGTAAATTATCAGACCGCCCATTATTCCGTACCAGCGCAGCGCGATGAACGAAAGCGCGTATACGACAAGGTCGGCGATCCCGAGCGGAAGCGACTTCCAGAAATACTTCGTGAATGTTTCAACGAAATCGCTCCAGAGGAATACTCCCTTTTTGCGCACCATATTGCGAATGATATAGACAAACGCGCAGGTCGCCGCCGGCATCGTCACTACCGGCAGCGAGAAGAGCAGCCATATCAGTCCGAGCAGCGTAAGCTTCCAGAAATTCGTCGTGTAGACGTCAAAGAAATTGAACAGTCCTTTTTCGCGGCGGTCGTCCTTCGATACGCCTCTGCCCTCGCGGGTCTGGTCGTAGTATTTGCTTATAAGTCCCATTTTGACTTCCTTTCAAGAATCCTCACATTACCGGCATGAGCAGTTTCACTCCGAGACAGTGAACGAGCGCGCCGGCGGCGGCCGCGGCCGAGGATAATACAAGTTTAACGAAATATCCGCGCAGGCGCGGAGAGTTCACGCCGGAAACGTCGCCGGCGAAAAGAAACCGCGTCAGCGAGCCGGATATAAGCACCGCGTCCATGGAAAGCACGCAGAGCGAAACGACGGTTATCGCGGCGTAAGGCGCTATCGCGACGATGCAGATCAGCGCGCCCTTCAGGTCGAAGGCGGAGT
This genomic stretch from Clostridia bacterium harbors:
- a CDS encoding YesL family protein, with the protein product MGLISKYYDQTREGRGVSKDDRREKGLFNFFDVYTTNFWKLTLLGLIWLLFSLPVVTMPAATCAFVYIIRNMVRKKGVFLWSDFVETFTKYFWKSLPLGIADLVVYALSFIALRWYGIMGGLIIYEGVFAQPSFFYLLGFGVVFAFAATYTMMRMYTYMQLVSFDFGYVKIFKNAFFLSCLGFLRNLLVVLVRLLILVILYYIATIGSSVGIGIVIVITPLLVIGFRGYLINYNSFAVIYKYIVGPYEEEQAQLAKESGEEEGDEPIFTDTGSNKK